One window of the Anoplolepis gracilipes chromosome 9, ASM4749672v1, whole genome shotgun sequence genome contains the following:
- the LOC140669475 gene encoding uncharacterized protein isoform X1 produces the protein MHIRPQHLGVRGVSMDMKTWAAQECDSTFTNLETMARFQQKQLQEKEQKLLQLYDQQQQRAYQVVQRGSAGSNSSNHGSTATRTTSTTHTTSTSQGGKVRQMFDERRQTTVKGIDRSYPLEPLENKSRKQTNTNSLTQRNGNSIVNRQSVNVKRVTRADVNSNVNGGKPVVSYHEEILRESFGPSVRRHDDEDEYGVENRVATFANGYYRHEADNEQEEILDRETAERNRMMAKIHLMGYDESLKHPVRNDLENEEFPEYLMVDVPDRLPKRNVTKKLSQAEARLERFKNANAKRSNMPKQLTSTSNVIKKRSEQTISTRSNSGRSEIAGTSSTGTRSGSSRISDRNQRILENVKNFLPTETRVDKISKRQKENSNIEIFNGRDSSQSFFKRPIRAENTWIYPRKASNGFKSLTADGKIFIRRSMRPQYFCKESERSGTIMSIDRKSDSSGSPLFDQKTIRKQSKSPHFFLSESERSRTISESKSPIWNIGVSLKRSTSPQYFHHESKQSETTVSSNQETIDRGILKKQHTINSDKKLQTSLDRKTSFKLPLYDREILKKRNTSPQFFSKESEQSGTTMSIDRKSDSSESPLFYQETLRKSPHFFFNESEQSRTTSESKSPGWEREISSRQSTSPQYLREFKRSETAMSTDRETKGSESSEWNKEILIKRDTTDFNKKLRISDTSLDRKTSSKSPLYEGEILKKRSISPQFFCKESERSGTTMSIDHKINKSKSPSYNQKILKQSTTPILSNVDRQYDESKSSETIRKKREKHIASPQFFCKESEKSATTMLIEPRSSSSDSSKNILKQRSYTPDVSYKRSMKPLLSVNKINSVHSRRSPNPSIVKHETKKSLKKDEIPSIVTESRRSSRISETSAASTNSIVSLKYGLEFDNILQSAGLVRKFIKSQNGKQREVRKSPPKQNIKNVNASIAKNNQLKNRYKTSSPFQKASSPFRAIENRKRATPESPRKSITPTEVDMEIQEIIMTDHRIEHNKLQKVASPILRPQIDGTYTKFSDKTKFKTSYTYPVRKIQKQRASILKSNVFKSKENYPAKNKGLKNYQTYRERSKESAISLNKLDCNPVNKISQRIITRPKQDENRMSKVKTSQTQEQTWSKSVKNQADDTAFPFGKHEDRQYSTLQSSKQTRDRSTEIHISKAKSPDSSRERKYSDDIVLSLRDPEERSGGTRTEFDQLRNLHSARLVQDSLKEKNLSASDECNRKRTENKNEDVAVNEVDAGIDVKYRSIAETALNEEIKDYRKITRPNSTDQSSGKNIILQGTRASSNTSKETKKEYGIQHDIKSRISPRITPLRKTAKISHNADASKILPSQRVASKMNQNSTSKFLINTVKGHKNKSALIAKKSTNSFNKAIVKYKIEKSEDTTRELSKILTLNCRENKSEKDFERMDSVESALKRFDSIGVEYERSGPTRASPEISLQMMDVQTKSSVKQAITPAGSTLIPSEITDNTVLKSTAKSPVNKDLTIENYLRKNDLKISSKKICSSKKLEKRSGNTSQNKKSTQTRSPTCKRRLFESDSGKEIQDSNYAKMRKKENYSPVSFRFHKNKEISKFKSSKKDAKESKKLQEMPMFSVKPLRSIEDIRKSIDNEANKIIPIKESRSAIANRRSVSRQDVDARRSISATDAAKNVFLGDDPARLTKAKSCVSRIMKSPSPDSATRKHHETNTRATRGSAPSSPSKSPDIASKYGSAEPKNQEAKPLRKSAIAKGTDSTGSKAATVEVVDTIDDVALQNGSLYDSTTKKSDAFMIDFDDQSAKEGDLVPSKKSPQKKSSSNKQQTVSSASERPTSSVSSNSSASLTHGQVSSTKNKMTTRTKAPTSGGSQTKGPFSARSTGNSADNLVACKMCGRTFADDRIGYHEKVCVKVVNTKRKKFDAMTFRIKGTELEPFAKKSLNKKQETKKPQLKSDWRRKHEDFINTIRSAKQLQAHMAAGGNLKDFPPPPPSDTSDYIQCPHCNRKFNQAAAERHIPKCETMLHNKPAHLRAARPRR, from the exons atgcaTATTCGACCGCAACATCTGGGCGTTCGCGGAGTTTCCATGGACATGAAAACATGGGCTGCTCAGGAATGTGACTCCACGTTCACTAATTTGGAAACCatg GCCCGCTTCCAGCAGAAGCAACTGCAGGAGAAGGAGCAGAAGCTGCTGCAATTGTACGACCAGCAGCAGCAGCGAGCCTATCAGGTGGTGCAACGGGGTAGCGCGGGGTCCAACAGTTCTAATCACGGTTCCACCGCAACTAGAACGACGTCGACAACTCATACGACCTCGACCTCGCAAGGTGGTAAG GTGAGGCAAATGTTCGATGAGAGGCGGCAAACCACCGTCAAAGGAATCGACAGGAGTTACCCGCTGGAACCGCTCGAGAACAAGTCGCGGAAGCAAACGAATACGAACAGTTTGACGCAAAGGAACGGAAATTCGATAGTGAATCGACAATCCGTCAACGTGAAACGTGTAACGCGCGCGGATGTCAACAGTAATGTTAACGGCGGCAAGCCCGTCGTTTCCTATCACGAAGAAATTTTACGCGAGTCATTCGGACCATCCGTACGTCGTCACGATGACGAGGATGAATACGGCGTCGAGAATCGCGTCGCCACGTTCGCTAACGGATATTATCGTCACGAAGCTGATAATGAG CAAGAAGAAATATTGGATCGGGAGACGGCGGAGAGAAATCGCATGATGGCGAAGATCCATTTAATGGGATACGATGAGAGCCTAAAACATCCCGTGAGGAACGATTTGGAAAATGAGGAGTTTCCGGAATACCTCATGGTGGATGTGCCCGATAGGCTTCCGAAGAGAAACGTCACGAAAAAATTGTCTCAAGCAGAAGCGCGACTCGAACGATTCAAAAACGCAAATGCCAAAAGGAGCAACATGCCGAAACAATTAACTTCAACGAGCAACGTGATAAAAAAACGATCGGAACAAACGATCTCGACAAGATCGAACTCCGG ACGGAGTGAGATTGCCGGAACTTCCTCAACCGGCACGAGAAGCGGAAGTAGTCGGATCTCAGATCGCAATCAAAGGATTCtcgaaaatgtgaaaaattttctgccGACTGAAACTCGCGTCGATAAAATAAGTAAGAGACAAAAGGAAAATTcgaatatcgaaatatttaatggaCGCGACAGTTCGCaaagttttttcaaaagaCCTATAAGAGCAGAAAATACTTGGATTTATCCTAGAAAAGCTTCAAATGGCTTTAAATCACTAACGGctgatggaaaaatatttataagacgTAGCATGAGAccacaatatttttgtaaagaatCGGAACGATCTGGAACAATTATGAGCATTGATCGAAAATCTGATTCGTCAGGTTCACCATTATTTGATCAAAAAACGATAAGAAAACAAAGTAAAAGTCCGCATTTTTTCCTCAGTGAATCTGAACGATCTCGTACAATAAGTGAATCTAAATCACCGATATGGAATATAGGAGTTTCATTAAAACGAAGCACGAGTCCgcaatattttcatcatgAATCCAAACAATCCGAAACAACTGTGAGTTCTAATCAAGAAACCATCGATCgaggaatattaaaaaagcaacATACAATTAATTCCGATAAAAAGCTTCAAACAAGTCTCGATCGAAAAACTTCGTTTAAATTGCCGTTATATGACagagagatattaaaaaagcgAAACACCAGtccgcaatttttttctaaagaatcCGAACAATCTGGAACAACTATGAGCATTGATCGAAAATCTGATTCTTCAGAATCACCgttattttatcaagaaacATTAAGGAAAAGTCcgcattttttcttcaatgaaTCTGAACAATCTCGTACAACAAGTGAGTCAAAATCACCGGGATGGGAGAGAGAAATTTCATCAAGACAAAGTACAAGTCCACAATATCTCCGTGAATTTAAGCGATCTGAAACAGCTATGAGTACTGATCGAGAAACTAAGGGATCTGAATCGTCAGAATGGAATAaggagatattaattaaacgagATACGACCGATTTCAATAAGAAACTTCGAATCTCAGATACAAGTCTTGATCGAAAAACTTCATCTAAATCGCCATTATATGAaggagaaatattaaaaaagcgaAGTATCAGTCCGCAATTCTTTTGCAAAGAATCTGAACGATCTGGCACAACAATGAGTATTgatcacaaaattaataaatctaaatcgCCATCAtacaatcaaaaaatattaaaacaaagcACAACTCCAATATTGTCAAACGTTGATCGACAATATGACGAGTCTAAATCATCGGAAACGATTCGCAAAAAACGTGAAAAACACATTGCAAGTCCGCAATTTTTCTGCAAAGAATCCGAAAAATCTGCTACAACGATGCTGATCGAACCGAGATCGAGTTCATCAGACtcctctaaaaatatattaaaacagcGCAGTTATACTCCAGATGTTTCTTATAAACGATCCATGAAACCTTTACTGtcagttaataaaattaattccgtACACAGTAGACGTAGTCCGAATCCTTCAATCGTCAAAcacgaaacaaaaaaatctttaaaaaaggaCGAAATCCCTAGCATTGTTACAGAATCTCGCAGATCATCAAGGATTTCGGAAACCTCCGCAGCATCGACCAATTCGATTGTAAGTCTGAAATATGGCTtagaatttgataatattttgcaatcagCAGGACTTGttcgtaaatttataaaatctcaaAATGGAAAACAACGCGAAGTCCGTAAATCTCCTccgaaacaaaatattaaaaatgtaaacgcttcgattgcaaaaaataatcaattaaagaATCGATATAAAACTTCATCACCTTTCCAAAAAGCGAGTTCTCCATTTCGAGCTAtcgaaaatagaaagagagctACGCCAGAATCGCCTCGCAAAAGTATTACTCCAACAGAAGTCGATATGGAGATTCAAGAGATTATTATGACCGATCATCGTATCGAacacaataaattacaaaaggtTGCGAGCCCAATATTGAGACCACAAATTGATGGAACGTATACAAAATTCAgcgataaaacaaaattcaaaACCTCATATACCTATCCCGTTCGCAAAATACAAAAGCAGAGAgcatctattttaaaatcaaatgtcttcaaatcaaaagaaaattaccctgcaaaaaataaaggattaaaaaattatcaaacgtACCGAGAACGTAGCAAGGAAAGCGCGATCAGTCTGAATAAGCTTGATTGTAAtcctgtaaataaaatttcccaACGTATCATAACTCGACCAAAGCAAGATGAAAATCGAATGAGTAAAGTTAAAACATCTCAAACACAAGAGCAAACATGGAGTAAATCCGTAAAAAATCAAGCTGACGATACTGCATTTCCATTCGGGAAACATGAAGATCGTCAGTATTCTACTCTTCAATCTTCGAAACAGACACGGGATCGATCTACGGAAATTCACATTTCGAAAGCGAAGTCTCCTGATTCTTCGAGGGAAAGGAAATATTCTGATGATATAGTTTTAAGTTTACGCGATCCTGAGGAAAGAAGCGGAGGAACGCGTACAGAATTCGATCAACTGCGAAACTTACATTCTGCGCGATTGGTGCAAGattctttaaaagaaaaaaatttatccgcgTCTGATGAATGTAATCGAAAAAGAACAGAAAACAAGAATGAAGATGTAGCGGTAAATGAGGTCGACGCCGGGATTGACGTAAAATATCGAAGTATAGCTGAAACCGCTTTGAATGAGGAGATTAAGgattatcgaaaaattacTCGCCCAAACTCCACTGATCAAAGTAGCGGTAAAAATATCATCCTTCAGGGAACGCGAGCGTCATCGAACACTTCAAaggaaacaaaaaaagaatatggTATACAACATGACATAAAATCTAGAATTTCACCGCGAATCACGCCTTTAAGAAAAACtgcaaaaatttctcataatgCCGACGCCTCAAAGATTTTGCCATCACAGAGAGTTGCATCGAAAATGAATCAAAATTCCAcgtctaaatttttaataaacaccGTCAAAggacacaaaaataaaagtgcgCTAATCGCGAAAAAATCGACAAACTCATTTAATAAAgcgattgtaaaatataagatcgaAAAGTCGGAGGACACTACAAGAGagctttcaaaaatattaacattaaattgtcGAGAGAATAAATCTGAGAAAGACTTCGAAAGAATGGACTCTGTAGAATCGGCGTTAAAAAGATTTGACTCTATCGGCGTAGAATATGAACGTTCAGGCCCGACAAGGGCATCTCCAGAGATTTCCCTACAGATGATGGATGTGCAAACAAAAAGTTCTGTTAAGCAGGCAATCACTCCAGCAGGATCAACGTTAATTCCTTCTGAGATAACAGATAATACAGTTTTAAAATCGACTGCGAAATCTCCAGTCAACAAAGATCTcacaattgaaaattatctgcgtaaaaatgatttaaaaatttccagcaaaaaaatttgttcttctaaaaaattagaaaaaagaagTGGAAACACGAGCCAAAACAAGAAATCGACACAAACTCGATCACCGACGTGTAAACGACGGTTATTCGAATCTGATTCAGGAAAAGAGATTCAAGATTCAAATTACGCAAAAATgcgtaagaaagaaaattattcccCTGTAAGTTTTAGATTTCATAAGAATAAAGAGATTTCAAAGTTCAAATCTTCCAAGAAGGATGCAAAGGAATCAAAGAAATTGCAAGAAATGCCAATGTTTTCCGTAAAACCATTACGATCTATCGAGGATATTCGAAAATCAATTGATAAcgaagcaaataaaataatccctATAAAAGAATCGAGGTCAGCAATTGCAAATCGGCGTTCGGTTTCGCGACAGGATGTCGACGCGAGGAGATCGATCTCTGCAACCGATGCAGCAAAAAACGTATTTCTCGGGGACGATCCGGCGAGATTGACTAAAGCTAAATCCTGTGTATCCAGGATCATGAAAAGCCCGAGTCCTGATTCAGCTACGAGAAAGCACCACGAAACGAACACGCGAGCGACAAGAGGAAGCGCACCTTCGTCTCCTTCCAAAAGTCCCGATATTGCTTCTAAA TATGGCTCTGCAGAGCCAAAGAATCAAGAAGCGAAACCTTTGAGAAAGTCAGCGATCGCGAAAGGCACGGATTCGACCGGAAGTAAAGCGGCCACAGTCGAAGTTGTCGACACAATTGATGATGTCGCTCTCCAAAACGGCTCGCTATACGATTCTACGACAAAGAAATCTGACGCCTTTATGATCGACTTTGACGATCAATCAGCGAAAGAAGGTGACTTAGTGCCGTCGAAAAAATCGCCACAGAAGAAATCTTCTAGCAat AAGCAACAAACAGTTTCCAGTGCATCAGAACGACCAACCTCATCAGTGTCATCAAACTCCAGTGCTAGCTTAACTCATGGTCAAGTTTCTAGCACGAAAAATAAGATGACAACAAGAACTAAGGCACCCACTTCCGGTGGCTCACAAACCAAAGGACCATTTTCAGCAAGATCCACCGGAAATTCCGC GGATAATTTGGTAGCCTGTAAGATGTGCGGACGTACTTTCGCAGATGATCGAATCGGCTACCATGAAAAGGTCTGTGTGAAAGTAGTGAATACGAAGAGGAAGAAATTTGACGCAATGACGTTCCGAATCAAAGGAACTGAGCTCGAGCCTTTTGCTAAGAAAAGCTTGAATAAAAAACAGGAG ACGAAGAAACCGCAGCTGAAATCCGATTGGCGGCGCAAACACGAGGATTTCATCAACACGATACGTTCCGCCAAGCAATTGCAAGCACACATGGCAGCAGGCGGTAACTTGAAGGACTTTCCGCCACCTCCGCCCAGTGATACTAGTGATTACATCCAATGTCCGCACTGTAACAGAAAGTTCAATCAGGCTGCCGCGGAACGACACATTCCTAAATGCGAAACTATGCTTCATAATAAACCAGCGCACTTACGAGCAGCAAGACCGAGACGCTAG